The Aminipila terrae nucleotide sequence CAATTTTAAGCAATAAATGCCTCATGACTCTAAACACTTTTACAAATTCATTTCGCAGTGACTCGCGGTTATTTGCATCCTTAGAAACTGTATCCAGCTTTTTTTCCAGCCATTTTTGTTTAGCAGGAAGTTTTTGTAAAAAAGTATTTTTAGCTTTTGTAAATTGGACCAATTGTTTTTTTCTGAGTTCAGCCGGACTGAGATTAGCACTTTTGTATTCTTGAATCTGCTTGTCAATATATGAGGGATCATCAGCAGGGTATTCATAATAAACCTCGAACTCGTGAGGACTTCTGTGACCGTAGAGTTCCAGATACTTTTCACTTGTTAAGCTGCCATTCATCACTTGCTCTATTGCAAGAATAGGCTTCATGCTCACAAGTGATTGCTCACCGCTGAAATTAGAACATAACAAATTAGCCAATTCTTCATCTGTCATTTTGGCAAGCTTTTTTCTAAGGGTTATCAAGGTTGCGCTTCCTGCGCCGCCAAACCAGATATACCATAATGCTGATAGAAATGGGCGCACATCGGACGTCCACAGTTCAAGTAACTCCTGCTTTGTGTCTGCAGTTTCTATACGCTTTAGTGTTTCTACATACCAGACAGGAGTATATTTTAAATAGTAATCCTTTTGTTTCCTGGAATCCCTCATACGTTTTATGCTCTTTTTTACCCGATTAAACATTTCCTTAATTAATTGATTTGTTTTAAACGGATAAATAGGTACTTCTATGTTCTCTGGAATATATCCAAACACATCGCTGATAAGTTCTTTAGCCTTTTGAATATTATATCCAAGCACTTTTAATAAAGAAATCATAATGCTGATATTTGAATATGTCCTCCCACAGATATTGCCAAACATAAAAAATCCCGGAATTTTCTGACACTCTAAATCCATCTCATGCAGTATACTCCATGTAAATGGGCTCATTACGTCAGGAACAGCCTCCCCTACGTTATTACTGCTCCAAAGTGCATCAGTATCAAGGCTTTGGTTGATTTCATAGGTATCGTAGTCTATTGTTTTAAGAGTTGTGATTGGGCGTGCCTGAACAATATAAATCTTTCTGCTCTCAACAACCCATTCAATATCTAATTTGCAGCCGAAAAGCGCCTCTGCTCTTAATGTGGAATGATATAAAGCTTTTGAATATGGAGCAAATGGTTTATTGCCTCGGTATTTTCCTCCTAGCCTTGATATTGTGAATGGATACGCATTCTCTTCGCCAGACACAAGCTGTTCACCGGCACCAAAAACAAAGTTACCTACCATATTTAAATGGCTGCCGGTAATGGGATCTGCAGAAAAGAGTACCCCTGCTATATTTGCTTTTTTCATAATTTGAACTACAACTGCAATTTGGTTATCTTGATGAATACAATGAAACTTGCTGTATGCACTCACACGTTCTGATTTTGCCGAAGCAGCAACATTTTCTATTGCCGTGAATAGCTCATCCCGCTTCACATTAAGCACAGATTCAAATTCACCTGCAAATGAAGCTTTAGCACTGTCCTCTGAAAGAGCAGATGATCGGACTGCAAAAGTATTGCCAGGTAACTTTTCAAAACACTTTTCAATATCATAGCGTGCTTCATCTTTTAATTTGTTATTTCCAAAGGCCATAGACAAAATAACAAATCCATTTGGAACGGCAAGTCCGGCGTTGTACATTTTACAAAGAGAACTGCCTTTACCTCCTGTATGACCAAGGGCCTCATGAGGAATTTCTCTAAAGTCATAAGCAAATTTCATACTACCTGTCCTCCTTATAAAATGCGGTACGCAGCATGGATATATATACATCAATTTCTTTGGAATACCTTGAAATCTCCTTGTTGTAATCTTCTATTCTTTTATTGGGAGAAGTCTGAGAATCACTGTAACCTCTAAGTGTAAAGAGTATAATATTTAGCGCCTTTTCTGTATTAACATTTTTCTTAAACAGAGATAAATCAATATTTTTTAGTATTTCATTCTGTACATCAAAATACAATAGCTTTGTGTACTCACTAATTTCATGGACTACCACAGGGTCTCTTTCAAAAAAGGCAGAAGCTATGAAATCAAAAATAGCAGGATATTTATTGGTTAGTTGAAACTTCAATAAAAATGAATTTCGCAATCTTTTTAAAATATCTCTTTCCTGTAAATCGATTTGTGTATAGTATTCCTGCATGACAGTATTGATAGAATATTTGAACAGAAATACATATAAATCCTTTTTTGTACCGAAATAATGAAAAAGCAGCCCCTTTGATATATCTGCTTCTAAAATGATTTCATCTGTAGTAGTCTTTTTATAACCGTTCTTTGCGAACTTGCTTATGGCTACAGTAATAAGAGTGTTGCGCTTTATATCTTCCATTGTAAATATCTTGTGATTCCTCAATTCTTCCATTTCATTATCTCCTCACATGTATTGACTGGTTCAGTCAAAAGTATTGTAGTCTTATTGACTGGATTGGTCAATATGTTTTTGAATATTTTTAAATGGAATTCCATGGATAAAATACTTCTCATTCAATAAAGCAGTTGTAGTAAACTATTTTTTAGATTAAAATATGGACATAATCAGATTAATCAAAAACTGAAAACCCATAAAAAAAGCTGAAAGTTACAGAAAATGGAGAGTAATAAATGAAAAGTGGGCAATATATTTATAACGTAAACTACAATGAGCAGGACTATAATTTATGCGCCTTTGAAGTGAAAGCACTCTTTGATGATGAGCTTGAAAATAAAGTATTATTTACAAACAAAGAAATTGATCCATCTGTTAGTCCTTTCCTGAAGAATAGAATAAAGATTATATATAAGAAAAAGACATTCCACGAAATTCTTGATTCAATTTTGGCAGATGATTTTAGAGCCAATGATTTTATGGTTCAATATGTTGCCATGTATAAAAGAGACCCAAATATCAGCCAGGGTAAAAAGTTATCGAAAGAAGCAGGGCTTCGCATATATGGTTACCCATCTTTTCAATCACCTAAAATTATGTTAGGCATTACATATTATCAGGATTATTGGTATTTTGGATATTTAAAACAAAATAATTTTAAGTGGCGTGCTCATAAGCAAAAACCCTATTCCTTTTCCAGTGCATTAGGAGTCAATATGGCTAAAGTTCTTATAAATGTAGCAAGCAGAGGGGATACTTCAAAACGCTTAATTGACACTTGTTGTGGTGTCGGGACCGTTATTTTAGAAGGCATTTTTGCAGGATATGATATATGTGGATGGGAGATTAATCCCAAAGTTGCAGAACTTGCCCGTTTAAATTTAACTCACTATGAATATAATGCTAAAATAGTGACAGGGGATATGAAAGATATCAGAGATTTTTATGATGTGGTGATTGTTGATTTGCCATATAATAACTTCAGTCATTTTGATGGAGAAAAACAATGGAGTATCATCAGACACGCTAAAAAGATTGCAAATAGAATGATTATTGTAACGTCAGCGGATATTAGAGAAAACCTATATGCAGAACAATTAAAGATAATGGATTACTGTCGGGCAGAAAAAACTATCAAAGGAGATTTTGTTCGATACATCTGGATATGCGAGAATTAAAAAGGATACTAAGCTAATTACCAGCTGAGTAAGGCAGAATCAACATCATTATGTTTATAAAACAATTATAATTTTTATCAAGAGGCAGGTTATTTATCTAGAAGTTAGTTAAATTAATATGTTAAGAGGAGGATTATAACAATGGATGCAAGAGATTCGGAAAAAATGGTTAAGTTGGCTAAAGAGGGGAAAGAAATTTCAAAGATATTACAGGAGGATTTCCCTCAGTATACTTATTGGGATATTTATTGGGAGGTATACGGATCTGGAGAAAAGACCTCAATGGGGGTAAGGCGAATGATTACAAACAGGCTTAATAAAATTGTAAATCTTCAGCCAATGGAACAACGGGGCATTATTGACGAGATAGATGAACTGGTATGGCATTTATATGACCGATACAAAGAAAGTCAGCAAAAATTAGATGATATTCGAAGCATAATCGGAAGATAAATATTTTGTTGCTGCAATGTTTCGTGGCCGGAAATTTGCTCCAGGAAGCGAATACCAGCCAGACTATTGGCGGCGTTGCAGCAACTACTTTATTGCTTAATTGAATTATGTTATCAATCAAGAATAAATAATTCTTCAACGGGTACACCCAAAAACTTTGCTGCTTTTATGGCCAATTCAAGTGTAGGATTGTACTTATTGTTTTCAATTGCATTTATTGTCTGTCTTGTTACTCCCAGTTCTTGTGCAAACTCATCTTGTGTTAATTTTAATCGCTTTCTAAGCTCCCTGACTTTATTCTTCATTTCCCTCACATAGTTTCCTTTTATAATATCGTTCAAAGAATAAAAGTAATGAATTTTGAATGCAAAACAACGCTAATGCCACACTGTGTCTATTTCCTTTTACAAGATCTATGATAGCCCATATCAGTAAAAATGACACTGTAAACCAGTATGAAATCTTCAGGCTTTTCAAGGCAATATATTTTTCCAGTTCATCTTCTTGTCTAAAGAAACCCATAAAGCTTACCTCCTTTAAAAATGTAAAAAGTTCTTTACATTAATTATCCGAATTATTATTCAAAATGTCAAGATGTTTTTACATTTATTTATTAAATTCATTATAATATTATAAATTCTAACAGAACTCTCACATGAAAATGATTTTTCTCACACTATTCTCACAGCAAGAGTGTTATTCTATAAAATATTTTGTTTTACCAATGAAGCAGGATGTTAATGAGTAATATATTAAGATTGTGTTCTAATAATAAAGGAGAAAAAATGATAAATAAGTTTTTAGATGTTCTGATTGGAAGGCCTTTAGCCAATGAAAAAGGCAGCAAAGAAAAGTATAATGTTCCTTTTGGACTGGCAATCATGGCTAGTGATGCCATATCCTCTGTAGCTTACGGAGCCCAGGAAATACTTTTCGTCCTTATTGTCCTTGGTGCCGCTTCTTATCAGTGGCTGACATGGACTTCCTGTATGATTATAGGTCTGCTCGCCATATTGACCATTTCATATATACAGATTATCAATGCGTATCCACAAGGCGGGGGAGCTTACAAGGTAGCCAAGGAGAACTTAGGGTCCAAGGCCGGCCTCTGTGCCAGTGCGGGACTGATTATTGACTATATCCTTACAGTTGCCGTGAGCGCTAGTGCTGGTGCAGACGCCATTGTGTCTGCATTTGAAAACCTGGGATTGTACAAGGTGGAAATTGTTGTTGCTTTAATAATTATTCTGACCATACTGAACCTGAGGGGAATCAGTGAATCCTCAAAAATATTTGCACTACCTACCTACGTATTCATTTTCAGTATGATTTTTATGATTGTTTACGGCTTGTTTAAATACTTTGTACTGCACATTCATCCGGAACCTATGTATACTGTTCCAGATGGTACTGTTTCCAATATTTCAATATTTTTGATATTAAAAGCCTTTTCTTCCGGATGCTCTGCACTGACCGGAGTAGAGGCCGTGAGTAACTCTGTGCCTAATTTTCAGGAACCAAGCCCGAAAAATGCCAAGATTGTTATGGTTTTACTGGCAGCGCTGATATTTTTTATCTTTGGGGGGACTTCAGTCCTTGCGAAATTTTATACGGCTGTTCCTATTGTCAATGGACCAACAGTTGTATCCCAGATTGCTTTTGCAGTTTTCCATAAAGGGTTTATGTATTATGTGGTTCAGTTCAGTACAGCGGTTATCCTGCTCATGGCGTGCAACACCGCCTTTACAGGGTTCCCTATGCTTATGTACATTGTGGGAAAAGATGGTTATGCACCAAAACAGTTTACCATCCGTGGAAAACGACTAAGTTTTTCTGTAGGAATCGTAGCGCTATCCTTAATAGCATGCATTCTGGTTATTACATTTAAAGCAGATACCCACAGAATCATCCCCCTTTATGCCATCGGGGTATTTATCTCCTTTACGTTAAGTCAGTTTGGTATGGTAAACCATTGGAGAAAGTCAAAGGGGAAGAACTGGAAACACGGGGTTGTGATAAATGGTATCGGTTCAGTGGTGACTTTTTTTGCAACCATCATCATCTTGTTTGAAAAATTCACGGAAGGGGCTTTTATTGTATTAATCATCATTCCGATTATCATCATGGCACAGGTTAAGATTAAAGCTCATTATGATAAGATTGCCGCCGGATTAAGTGTCAGCAATGTGAGATTAAATAAAGTGGATTTTAAGATAAAGTATGATCATGTCATAGTAGTTCCAATCGCTTCCTTTAATAAGGCCGCCATAGGTGCTTTGCAGTATGCCCAGAGTCTGGGGGGCAAGGTTATTGCCCTGAACATTTCAACGGATATGGAATCTATGGATAAGTTAAAACACAGGTGGAACCAGTTAAACACGGATATGATGCTAATTTCAAAATATTCCCCATACCGTGCTGTAGTAACCCCATTGTTAGATAATATTTACCAGATAGCAGATGCTGCGGAAGAGGAAGACGAAAAGATAACGGTCATTGTACCCCAGTTTATGACCCATGGAATTTTGGGAAGTATTTTACATAATCACACTGGATTATTTATACGGGAAAGTTTATTGAAAAAGGGTAACATTATTGTAGCTACCTATCCATTTAATCTGGATAGCGAAGATGACAATGATTAATTGACATAAGTGAAATTTAAGCGTATAATCCAACCTTATGGAGGTGAAAGAAATGGAAGACAGTTGTGGTCATAGTCACATACAACAAACAATTAAATTACATAATGGCTTAGGGCTGCTGCATTCCTTTTTTTGTCACTAAAAGGCTTAGTTTGCTTGCCCTGGGCAGAAAAGGGGGCAAACGATGCTGAAAATTTACAAAACTATTGAGAACAACCTCACAAGAGTAAACTCATTGAAAGAACAAAATCTCTGGATTGATGTTACTAATCCAACAGAAAAAGAATTGAAGGTGCTTTGTAATCGTTTTAATCTGGATATTGACCTGTTAAGGGCACCTTTAGACCATGAAGAAAGGCCAAGGATAGAGGCATATGATAATCAGGTATTGATTTTAATCAGTATGCCACATTCATCTTCGGATAAATCGCCGATTATTTATAACACCATTCCACTGGGAATTGTGGTTACAGAAGAGGTGATTGTAACGGTGGCTTTAAAAGAAAGTATGCTTATTGAACAGTTTATAAAAACCAAAAGTGCTCCAGTTACTCAGAAACGGACACGATTTGTTCTTCAACTGCTTTATAGTAATGCAAGACTATTTCTGAGCTGTCTTAAAGAGATTGACAAGAAATCCACAGAAATTGAGCAGCACTTGCACAAGTCTTCAAAAAATGAAGAACTTATTAATCTGCTGAACTTAGAAAAAAGTCTGGTTTATTTTACGACTGCATTGCGTTCTAACGAAAGTGTATTTGAAAAACTGCTTCGGACTTATTTAAGAAAAGTTCACGATGAAGAAAGTCAGGTCACTGTTAAAGTCCTGAAAAAGTATGAAGAGGATGAGGAACTTCTTGAAGATGTAATCACTGAAAATAAGCAGGCTATCGATATGGCTGATATATATACAAATATTCTGGGTGGTACCATGGATGCTTTTGCATCAATCATTTCAAACAATTTAAATATTGTCATGAAGTTTCTGGCTATTATTACAATCGTAATGGCGATACCAACAATTGTTACAAGCTTTTTTGGAATGAATGTACCATTGCCTTATCAGAATTGTCCGTATGCATACATTGGAATTGTTCTGTTAACTATTATTCTAATGATATGTGGTGCCTTAATTATAACAAAGAAGAAAATGTACTAATCTTCATGTTATTATAAAAATAAATAATCATATGAAAGGGTGAGCATAGTGTTTTATATAATATTCGGGAAATTTTGTATTGAAGAAGGCTCCAAAAATGTGGATAAGATGAAGCATTGTGCGGAGCCGAATAAAATGATTTAGTTTTATTTAAGGGTAGTTTCAATTAACCAGTATGGATATGTATCTGTAATGGTTCTGTTTTGTTACCCATTACTAAATATTATTAAAATCTATCAGGCCGCAGGCAATGTTTTGTCTACGGCCTTTTGCTATGTTTATTTCATGAGAATCATAAAAAGCAGAGGTCTTGCACTTATAAGGTGCTTAATGGCCTCTGTTTTTTTGTTTGTTTTTTAGAAGGGATGTGTAATCATAATGAAAAAGAATCAACAGGATTTAACGGTGGGAAGTATAGCCGAAAAACTAATAAAGTTTTCCATACCCTTGTTTATAGCCAATTTGTTACAGTCATTTTACAGTCTTGTAGATATGTTAGTGGTTGGCCGGGTTGTTGGGAAATCTGGACTGGCGGCAGTCAGCAATGCATCCATGATTAGTTTTATTATCACCTCAATCTGTATTGGCATTACAATGGGAGGCACGGTACTAATTGCCCAGTATAAGGGGGCAAATGATGAAGTGGGGCAAAAAGAAACAATGGGAACATTGTTTAGTATATCAACAATTGCATCTGTAATTGTTACGTTAACAGGATTACTTGTATATAAACCGGTATTTGGTCTCCTTAACGTTCCTGACGGTGCAATGCAAGATGCTTGTGAGTATATGGAGATAATATGTGCTGGAACATTTTTCGTGTTCGGCTATAATGCTGTTTGTTCCATTATGAAAGGTTTTGGTGATTCAAAAAGTTCCATGTACTTTGTTGTAGTAGCTACTGTTATCAATGTTATTTTAGATTTGATTTTAGTAGGGCCTTTAGGATTTGGAACAAAGGGAGCCGCGTATGCAACGGTATTTTCACAAGCAGTTTCTTTTATACTTTCAATTCTCTATTTACGTCGTAACAGCTTTATTTTTGACTTTACATTTAAAAGTTTTAAAATAAATATGGATAAAGCCTTCCCCATATTAAAAATTGGCATGCCCACTGCAATTCAGATGGTAATTGTGAATATGTCTTACCTCCTTATTACTGGCATGCTGAATAATTTTGGCATTTCTGTGGCAGCAGCTTCTGGCATTGGATTAAAAGTAAGTACTTTTGCAGGTATGCCTTGCTGGGCAATTGGACAGGCTATTACAGCCATGGTGGGACAAAACATGGGTGCAAAAAATATTGGACGTGTAAAGAAAACCACAATAGTAGGATTGCGGCTTAATTTAATGATTACTTTGTTAGTAGTAATATTGGTACAATTATTTGCAGAGCCGATTATTAGGATTTTCAATCCTGCAAGTGTGGATGTGGTAAGAGATGGTGTCTTATACTTAAGAATTTGCTGTTCTATTAACAGCCTGCTATATGCAACAATGTATACCTTTGACTCATTGGCTATTGGGGTAGGTTCTGCAAATATAGCCATGCTCAATGCGTTACTGGATGCAGTTGTAGTGCGTCTGCCAATGAGTTGGTTCCTGGCATTTTTCCTTAGCTATGGATTCGCAGGTATTTATATTGGTGAGGCTATGTCACCTGTTTTGCCTGCAATAACAGGATTGGTTTATTTTAAAAGTAAAGCATGGCAATCCAGACAAATGATAGAAATTTAAAATTTTTCTTGACATTCCTCTATAGGGCAATGGCTATAATGCAATCAGAAAAACTTATCATGATATTTTATTAAAAATAAGTGAAGGAATATAATGGATAACAAGGAATTTTGGAAGGAGAATAAAGATGAGATTGAAAATTAACGAAGGATGTATCGGTTGTGGTTTGTGTGAAGGAACATGTCCTGAAGTCTTTTCTTTAAAGGATGACGGGAAAGCTCAAATTCATAAGCAGCCAGAACAAAATGAATTAAACAAAGTAAAAGAAGCTATAGAATTATGTCCCGCTGGAGTAATTGAACTATCCAACTGGTAAAGTAAACAATTCGTTTAAATCATTTCAGAGAAGTAGGAATCAATATAATACATTCTTAGAAATAGCAGCCATAACAGGCTGCTATTTTTAGTCAGGCCATTTTAAATCTAGAACCCCATACTCATATTTTATATACTGCAAAAAGAACGTAATGAATCATTATACTGGCAACTCAAAATGATTGCAAAATAAATAAGCAACCTAAAATGGTTGCATAATAAAAAAGCAACCTGAAAGGGTTGCTTTTGAAACAAAATGGTATATAATAAATTTGAGGTGATTAAGATGAAAAAATATTCAGCATTAATTATTGATTTAAAGAAATCCAGATCTTATATGACAATGGATAGAATTGATATACAAATTTATATAAAAGACACCATTTCCATTTTGAATAAGATTTTTAACAATGCTTTGCAGCTTGATGTAGTATTTAGCGCAGGGGATGAGATACAAGGGTTATTTGATTCCCCACAATCAGCTTATTTATATTTCCGTTTATTTAATATGCTGATTTCTCCCGTTGAAATCAGAGCAGGAATAGGAGTAGGAGAATGGAATATAAAAATTGACAGTGCCATTTCAACAGAGCAGGATGGACTAGCGTATCACAATGCAAGATATGCTATAAATAGTGTTGAAGATTCATTAGGATATTCCATTCTTTTATATTCTGGCGGCAAGAATGATATATATATTAACTCAGCAATTAATACAGCCACTATATTGGCTGGTAGTCAGAGTGAATATCAAAACGAACTATACCTTATGACAGAATTAATGTATCCCCTTGATGTAAACGGAGTAATTGATCAAAACAGTATTTTGCAATTAAATAGTTTAATTAAGAAAAAAAATCAGATGGCCTATTATACAAAATGGAAATCCAATAGAAGCATAAAAAAATATCCCCTAATGATAGAATTTGATTGTGAATTGGATGTGACTCCAATGGATGTTGAGGGATGTAAAGAAAGCTTTTTTGTTTCATCTGGAAGAATCAGAGGTTTATCTAAAAGATTATCGGAAATTCTGGGAACAAGCAGGCAGAATGTGGAAAAATCCATAAAAGCAGGAAACATTTATCAAGCAAGAAATTCCACTATTGTTGCATTAAAGTTGATGAAAGAATATATTGGAGGATAAATAATGCTGGCATTTTTACTTATAATCGGGCACTTAATTGGAGATTTTGTTTTACAAACCTCCCGAATGGCCACAGAAAAACAACAAAATTTTTCGAAATTATTACAACATTGTGGCATATATATGGTTGTGATATTTATAATTTTATTGATTTCTTCAAAACCTGTGGATGCTGTATGGATCAGCCTAATTATTGGAATGTCCCATTTTATGATTGATTTCTTTAGAAATCATGCGGATAAAAAATGTAATGATCGCATTAGCGTATTTTTATTCTTTATTGATCAAATTTTACATATTAGCATTTGTGTAATAGTTGTCTGGTGTTTTAATTTAAAAATTGATCTGAATACACCTATGGGCCTTATGGTTAAGACCTTTGGTGAAACAAATACAAGAAATTCAATAATATACGTATTGCTTTATTTGTCTATGTGTCAACCAGCTGCTGTTGCAATTAAAAAAATTCTATTATACATTGAAAACCAGGAGAACATGAAACCAGACAGTAATGATGTGACAACCTATAATGCCGGGTACATTATTGGAATTCTTGAAAGAATTATTATTACTACTTTAGTGTTACAGAATGAAGTATCCACAATAGGTTTTGTCCTGGCAGCAAAGAGTTTAGCCAGATATCAACAATTGGACCAACAAAAATTTGCAGAAAAATATTTAGTAGGTACCCTAGGCAGTGTGGTAATTGCTATTATAGTGACATTGGTTTTAAAGAACATGCTGGTAAGTGTTAGCTGAGTATAATATAATAATAGATAGCGCAGCCTATCAGGTAGTGTGACACCTGAATCCGAAATTTGTTTCGGTGGAATGACCCATATGGTTGGCAGACAACGGAAAAATCAGTCACGAAAGGAGGGTTTCAACTCTGCGGAGTTGTTGCTCTCCTTTTAAATTATAATG carries:
- a CDS encoding DUF3307 domain-containing protein; translated protein: MLAFLLIIGHLIGDFVLQTSRMATEKQQNFSKLLQHCGIYMVVIFIILLISSKPVDAVWISLIIGMSHFMIDFFRNHADKKCNDRISVFLFFIDQILHISICVIVVWCFNLKIDLNTPMGLMVKTFGETNTRNSIIYVLLYLSMCQPAAVAIKKILLYIENQENMKPDSNDVTTYNAGYIIGILERIIITTLVLQNEVSTIGFVLAAKSLARYQQLDQQKFAEKYLVGTLGSVVIAIIVTLVLKNMLVSVS
- a CDS encoding magnesium transporter CorA family protein, giving the protein MLKIYKTIENNLTRVNSLKEQNLWIDVTNPTEKELKVLCNRFNLDIDLLRAPLDHEERPRIEAYDNQVLILISMPHSSSDKSPIIYNTIPLGIVVTEEVIVTVALKESMLIEQFIKTKSAPVTQKRTRFVLQLLYSNARLFLSCLKEIDKKSTEIEQHLHKSSKNEELINLLNLEKSLVYFTTALRSNESVFEKLLRTYLRKVHDEESQVTVKVLKKYEEDEELLEDVITENKQAIDMADIYTNILGGTMDAFASIISNNLNIVMKFLAIITIVMAIPTIVTSFFGMNVPLPYQNCPYAYIGIVLLTIILMICGALIITKKKMY
- a CDS encoding helix-turn-helix transcriptional regulator: MKNKVRELRKRLKLTQDEFAQELGVTRQTINAIENNKYNPTLELAIKAAKFLGVPVEELFILD
- a CDS encoding ferredoxin — translated: MRLKINEGCIGCGLCEGTCPEVFSLKDDGKAQIHKQPEQNELNKVKEAIELCPAGVIELSNW
- a CDS encoding APC family permease; this encodes MINKFLDVLIGRPLANEKGSKEKYNVPFGLAIMASDAISSVAYGAQEILFVLIVLGAASYQWLTWTSCMIIGLLAILTISYIQIINAYPQGGGAYKVAKENLGSKAGLCASAGLIIDYILTVAVSASAGADAIVSAFENLGLYKVEIVVALIIILTILNLRGISESSKIFALPTYVFIFSMIFMIVYGLFKYFVLHIHPEPMYTVPDGTVSNISIFLILKAFSSGCSALTGVEAVSNSVPNFQEPSPKNAKIVMVLLAALIFFIFGGTSVLAKFYTAVPIVNGPTVVSQIAFAVFHKGFMYYVVQFSTAVILLMACNTAFTGFPMLMYIVGKDGYAPKQFTIRGKRLSFSVGIVALSLIACILVITFKADTHRIIPLYAIGVFISFTLSQFGMVNHWRKSKGKNWKHGVVINGIGSVVTFFATIIILFEKFTEGAFIVLIIIPIIIMAQVKIKAHYDKIAAGLSVSNVRLNKVDFKIKYDHVIVVPIASFNKAAIGALQYAQSLGGKVIALNISTDMESMDKLKHRWNQLNTDMMLISKYSPYRAVVTPLLDNIYQIADAAEEEDEKITVIVPQFMTHGILGSILHNHTGLFIRESLLKKGNIIVATYPFNLDSEDDND
- a CDS encoding TRM11 family SAM-dependent methyltransferase; this encodes MKSGQYIYNVNYNEQDYNLCAFEVKALFDDELENKVLFTNKEIDPSVSPFLKNRIKIIYKKKTFHEILDSILADDFRANDFMVQYVAMYKRDPNISQGKKLSKEAGLRIYGYPSFQSPKIMLGITYYQDYWYFGYLKQNNFKWRAHKQKPYSFSSALGVNMAKVLINVASRGDTSKRLIDTCCGVGTVILEGIFAGYDICGWEINPKVAELARLNLTHYEYNAKIVTGDMKDIRDFYDVVIVDLPYNNFSHFDGEKQWSIIRHAKKIANRMIIVTSADIRENLYAEQLKIMDYCRAEKTIKGDFVRYIWICEN
- a CDS encoding SatD family protein, with the translated sequence MKKYSALIIDLKKSRSYMTMDRIDIQIYIKDTISILNKIFNNALQLDVVFSAGDEIQGLFDSPQSAYLYFRLFNMLISPVEIRAGIGVGEWNIKIDSAISTEQDGLAYHNARYAINSVEDSLGYSILLYSGGKNDIYINSAINTATILAGSQSEYQNELYLMTELMYPLDVNGVIDQNSILQLNSLIKKKNQMAYYTKWKSNRSIKKYPLMIEFDCELDVTPMDVEGCKESFFVSSGRIRGLSKRLSEILGTSRQNVEKSIKAGNIYQARNSTIVALKLMKEYIGG
- a CDS encoding MATE family efflux transporter; translated protein: MKKNQQDLTVGSIAEKLIKFSIPLFIANLLQSFYSLVDMLVVGRVVGKSGLAAVSNASMISFIITSICIGITMGGTVLIAQYKGANDEVGQKETMGTLFSISTIASVIVTLTGLLVYKPVFGLLNVPDGAMQDACEYMEIICAGTFFVFGYNAVCSIMKGFGDSKSSMYFVVVATVINVILDLILVGPLGFGTKGAAYATVFSQAVSFILSILYLRRNSFIFDFTFKSFKINMDKAFPILKIGMPTAIQMVIVNMSYLLITGMLNNFGISVAAASGIGLKVSTFAGMPCWAIGQAITAMVGQNMGAKNIGRVKKTTIVGLRLNLMITLLVVILVQLFAEPIIRIFNPASVDVVRDGVLYLRICCSINSLLYATMYTFDSLAIGVGSANIAMLNALLDAVVVRLPMSWFLAFFLSYGFAGIYIGEAMSPVLPAITGLVYFKSKAWQSRQMIEI
- a CDS encoding TetR/AcrR family transcriptional regulator; translation: MEELRNHKIFTMEDIKRNTLITVAISKFAKNGYKKTTTDEIILEADISKGLLFHYFGTKKDLYVFLFKYSINTVMQEYYTQIDLQERDILKRLRNSFLLKFQLTNKYPAIFDFIASAFFERDPVVVHEISEYTKLLYFDVQNEILKNIDLSLFKKNVNTEKALNIILFTLRGYSDSQTSPNKRIEDYNKEISRYSKEIDVYISMLRTAFYKEDR
- a CDS encoding PEP/pyruvate-binding domain-containing protein is translated as MKFAYDFREIPHEALGHTGGKGSSLCKMYNAGLAVPNGFVILSMAFGNNKLKDEARYDIEKCFEKLPGNTFAVRSSALSEDSAKASFAGEFESVLNVKRDELFTAIENVAASAKSERVSAYSKFHCIHQDNQIAVVVQIMKKANIAGVLFSADPITGSHLNMVGNFVFGAGEQLVSGEENAYPFTISRLGGKYRGNKPFAPYSKALYHSTLRAEALFGCKLDIEWVVESRKIYIVQARPITTLKTIDYDTYEINQSLDTDALWSSNNVGEAVPDVMSPFTWSILHEMDLECQKIPGFFMFGNICGRTYSNISIMISLLKVLGYNIQKAKELISDVFGYIPENIEVPIYPFKTNQLIKEMFNRVKKSIKRMRDSRKQKDYYLKYTPVWYVETLKRIETADTKQELLELWTSDVRPFLSALWYIWFGGAGSATLITLRKKLAKMTDEELANLLCSNFSGEQSLVSMKPILAIEQVMNGSLTSEKYLELYGHRSPHEFEVYYEYPADDPSYIDKQIQEYKSANLSPAELRKKQLVQFTKAKNTFLQKLPAKQKWLEKKLDTVSKDANNRESLRNEFVKVFRVMRHLLLKIGSVTGVGNDIFMMYCFEIPDFLQGNIEMLHKIPKRRENFEKYQEMPVFPQLIRGRFNPNEWINSINKRQDYYDPNAHQVSPMNESIIKGFAGAPGIVEGRIRVLHSFDEAKDFQKGEILVTTATNIGWTPLFPKAAAIITDLGAPLSHAAIVARELGIPAVVGCGIATTKLKTGDLVNVNGSMGIITKKIRPVS